One Mixta gaviniae genomic window carries:
- the fepB gene encoding Fe2+-enterobactin ABC transporter substrate-binding protein, producing MAYRRFLILFSTLCMFFTAASPATDNVPGWPRQLSSGKETLTLTQPPQRIVSTSITLTGSLLAIDAPLVASGAAMPGKRFTDGQGFFRQWGDIARQRGVRKLYSGEPSLETIAAARPDLIIVSATGNDSALALYPQLKAIAPTLIVNYDDKSWQQVMRELGQATGQEAQAQQRIADFDRRLQQLRQRLVLPPQPVSAFVYNRSGPQINLWTPASAQGQLLQQLGFTLAPLPARYTPPAVQKRRDKVPLSGEALVNGLAGQSFLLFAAGDTDAATLKREPLLAAAPAVQQQRVWAMGEESFRLDYYSAGQLLIRIGALFSTARTTNAEDHR from the coding sequence ATGGCTTACCGTCGATTTCTCATTTTATTCAGCACGCTGTGCATGTTTTTTACCGCCGCTTCGCCAGCGACCGACAACGTCCCCGGCTGGCCGCGACAGCTGAGCAGCGGTAAGGAGACGCTGACGCTAACACAGCCGCCGCAGCGTATTGTCTCTACCAGCATCACCTTAACCGGCTCTCTGCTGGCCATTGATGCGCCGCTTGTCGCCAGTGGGGCTGCGATGCCCGGCAAACGCTTTACCGACGGGCAAGGCTTTTTCCGGCAGTGGGGCGATATCGCGCGCCAGCGCGGCGTGCGTAAACTCTACAGCGGCGAGCCGTCGCTGGAGACCATCGCCGCCGCCCGGCCCGATCTGATTATCGTCAGCGCGACCGGCAATGACTCCGCGCTGGCGCTCTATCCACAGCTGAAAGCGATCGCGCCGACGTTGATCGTTAACTATGATGACAAATCCTGGCAGCAGGTGATGCGCGAGCTGGGTCAGGCGACCGGACAGGAAGCGCAGGCACAGCAGCGCATCGCCGATTTCGATCGGCGCCTGCAGCAGCTGCGCCAGCGACTGGTTTTACCGCCGCAGCCGGTATCCGCGTTTGTTTATAACCGCAGCGGCCCGCAGATCAACCTGTGGACGCCGGCTTCCGCTCAGGGGCAGCTTCTGCAGCAGCTGGGCTTTACGCTGGCGCCGTTACCGGCAAGGTATACGCCGCCCGCCGTGCAGAAGCGCCGCGATAAAGTGCCGTTAAGCGGCGAGGCGCTGGTTAATGGGTTGGCCGGGCAATCTTTTTTGCTGTTTGCCGCTGGCGACACCGATGCCGCGACGTTGAAGCGCGAGCCGCTGCTGGCCGCCGCGCCGGCAGTGCAGCAGCAGCGGGTATGGGCGATGGGCGAGGAGAGTTTCCGGCTCGACTACTACAGCGCCGGGCAGCTGCTGATACGTATCGGCGCGCTGTTCAGCACAGCGCGGACCACAAATGCTGAAGACCATCGGTAA
- the fes gene encoding enterochelin esterase, with protein MNSSQQIGSEAWWQSQIQAGIPAVAGEIAGQCRTLFYWRDPQGNEQQSVTRRVWLNIIGVTDHHRQRQPFSLQRIAGTDVWQGEVLLNPRWRGSYCLIPSREDADFPDNVPDANILRRWWKSHLQEAMADPLNPLRSWRNGRGHPVSPLHMPAAPPQAAWRPLDSQTALEEESPLIAHRWHSARLDNRRSVWLLQTGPDSAAPRPLAILLDGQFWASTIPAAAPLAWLTQQGKLPPACYLFINSMGVSQRGQELPCNPDFWLAVQEELLPQVSEWLPSWDRRLPTLVAGQSYGGLSALYAALHWPRHFNGAVSLSGSFWWPDRHNAISGGQLATLLLRLPKTRQPQRFWLEAGRYEKVILESNRTLLPLLQEAGHDVHYREFEGGHDALCWRGGLTDGLQHLWSALC; from the coding sequence ATGAATTCTTCGCAGCAGATCGGCAGCGAGGCCTGGTGGCAGTCGCAAATCCAGGCAGGCATTCCTGCCGTGGCCGGTGAGATAGCCGGGCAGTGCCGCACTCTGTTTTACTGGCGCGATCCGCAAGGCAATGAGCAGCAATCTGTGACGCGACGTGTCTGGCTCAATATTATCGGCGTTACCGATCATCATCGTCAGCGGCAGCCCTTTTCACTGCAGCGCATCGCAGGCACCGATGTCTGGCAGGGGGAAGTGCTGCTTAATCCGCGCTGGCGCGGCAGCTATTGCCTGATCCCATCCCGTGAAGATGCCGACTTTCCCGATAACGTGCCGGACGCCAATATCCTGCGCCGCTGGTGGAAAAGCCATCTGCAGGAGGCGATGGCCGACCCGCTGAACCCGCTACGCAGCTGGCGCAATGGTCGCGGGCATCCGGTTTCGCCGCTGCATATGCCGGCGGCGCCGCCGCAGGCGGCATGGCGTCCGCTGGACAGCCAGACCGCGTTAGAAGAAGAAAGCCCGCTTATCGCTCATCGCTGGCACAGCGCGCGGCTTGATAACCGCCGCTCGGTCTGGCTGCTGCAAACCGGCCCGGACAGCGCTGCGCCGCGTCCGCTGGCCATTCTGCTGGACGGCCAGTTCTGGGCCAGCACCATACCTGCCGCCGCGCCGCTGGCATGGCTTACGCAGCAGGGCAAGCTGCCGCCGGCCTGTTATCTGTTTATCAATTCGATGGGCGTCAGCCAGCGCGGCCAGGAGCTGCCCTGCAATCCCGATTTCTGGCTGGCGGTTCAGGAGGAGCTGCTGCCGCAGGTCAGCGAATGGCTTCCCTCATGGGATCGCCGGCTGCCGACGCTGGTGGCCGGACAAAGCTATGGCGGGCTGTCGGCGCTGTACGCCGCGCTGCACTGGCCGCGCCACTTCAATGGCGCGGTCAGCCTGTCAGGCTCGTTCTGGTGGCCAGATCGTCATAATGCCATCAGCGGCGGCCAGCTGGCGACGCTGTTGCTGCGGCTACCGAAAACGCGCCAGCCACAGCGATTCTGGCTGGAGGCGGGACGGTATGAAAAGGTGATTCTGGAGTCTAACCGAACGCTACTGCCGCTACTGCAGGAGGCAGGTCATGATGTCCACTATCGCGAATTCGAGGGCGGCCATGACGCGCTCTGCTGGCGCGGCGGCCTTACCGATGGTCTTCAGCATTTGTGGTCCGCGCTGTGCTGA
- a CDS encoding TonB-dependent siderophore receptor, translated as MNSTRTYRLLVPLTLASGFFTAHSLAETENALPHDGNAEEGTLVVTARQQNLQAPGVSTISAEQIKKHPPARDVAEIIRTMPGVNLTGNSTSGQRGNNRQIDIRGMGPENTLILIDGRPVTSRNSVRLGWRGERDTRGDTSWVPAEMIDHIDVIRGPAAVRYGNGAAGGVVNIITKKTSDGWHGSWNSYYNVPQHREEGDTKRTNFSLSGPLGDDLSFRLYGGLSKTQADAQFINAGHQSLRTGSYADTVPAGREGTENKDINALLRWAFAPMQALEFEAGYSRQGNLYAGDTQNTNSNALVNQNYGKETNRLYRQNVAVTWTGAWDNGISTNNFAQYENTRNSRLNEGLAGGTEGIFADNDFSTIELNNLLLHSEISVPFERLVNQTATFGAEWNQQRMKDPSSTTQALSGGDIAGVSSGSRSPYSQAEIFSLFAEDNLELTDSTMLVPALRFDHHSIVGDNWSPSLNLSQALSEEVTLKLGIGRAYKAPSLYQTNPNYILYSRGQGCAASTGACYLMGNDDLKAETSINKEAGLEWKHDDYQLGLTWFRNDYRDKIEAGYLPSGTSTNGRTDIYRWENVPKAVVEGVEGTVNLPLGETVSWNNNLTWMLQSKNKETGDRLSIIPQYTLNSALSWQALPNLSLQSTFTWYGRQTPKKYNYKGEAISGSEKDEVSPYSVIGLSGTLEVNKYVSVTLGVDNLLDKRHFRAGNAQTTGNAVTNSYMYGAGANTYNESGRTWYLGLDTHF; from the coding sequence ATGAATTCTACAAGAACCTATCGGCTTCTGGTGCCGCTGACGCTGGCCAGCGGCTTTTTTACGGCGCACAGCCTGGCGGAAACGGAGAACGCTCTTCCGCATGACGGCAATGCGGAAGAGGGCACGCTGGTCGTCACGGCCCGGCAGCAGAATTTACAGGCGCCAGGCGTATCCACCATATCAGCTGAGCAGATCAAAAAGCATCCGCCAGCGCGCGACGTGGCAGAAATCATCCGCACCATGCCGGGCGTCAATCTGACCGGCAACTCCACCAGCGGACAGCGCGGCAATAACCGGCAGATCGATATACGCGGCATGGGGCCGGAAAACACCCTGATTCTGATAGATGGCCGGCCGGTAACCAGCCGTAATTCTGTGCGTCTTGGCTGGCGCGGCGAACGCGATACGCGCGGCGACACCAGCTGGGTACCTGCGGAGATGATTGATCATATCGATGTCATCCGCGGCCCGGCGGCGGTGCGTTACGGCAACGGCGCCGCCGGCGGCGTGGTCAATATTATCACTAAAAAAACATCCGACGGCTGGCATGGATCCTGGAACAGCTACTACAACGTGCCGCAGCACCGCGAAGAGGGCGATACAAAGCGCACCAATTTCAGCCTGAGCGGGCCGCTGGGCGACGATCTCTCCTTCCGTTTGTATGGTGGCCTGAGCAAAACCCAGGCGGACGCGCAGTTTATTAACGCCGGACATCAGTCCCTGCGCACCGGCAGCTATGCCGATACCGTGCCCGCAGGCCGCGAAGGCACGGAAAACAAAGATATCAATGCGCTGCTGCGCTGGGCCTTCGCGCCGATGCAGGCACTGGAGTTTGAAGCGGGCTACAGCCGGCAGGGTAATCTTTACGCGGGCGATACGCAAAACACCAATAGCAATGCGCTGGTGAACCAGAACTACGGTAAAGAAACTAATCGGCTCTATCGTCAGAACGTAGCGGTCACCTGGACCGGCGCCTGGGATAACGGCATCAGCACCAATAACTTTGCGCAGTATGAAAATACCCGTAACAGCCGACTTAATGAGGGGCTGGCGGGCGGTACCGAAGGGATCTTCGCTGACAACGATTTCTCCACCATTGAGCTGAACAATCTGCTGCTGCACAGCGAAATCAGCGTTCCGTTTGAACGGCTGGTTAACCAGACCGCCACTTTCGGCGCCGAATGGAATCAGCAGCGTATGAAGGATCCCAGCTCAACCACGCAGGCGCTGAGCGGAGGAGACATTGCCGGCGTTTCCAGCGGCAGTCGCAGTCCTTATAGCCAGGCGGAGATCTTTTCTCTGTTCGCCGAGGATAACCTTGAGCTGACCGACAGCACGATGCTGGTGCCGGCGCTGCGCTTCGATCATCATTCGATCGTGGGCGATAACTGGAGCCCGTCGCTTAACCTGTCGCAGGCGCTGAGCGAAGAGGTCACGCTTAAACTGGGCATCGGCCGCGCCTACAAGGCGCCCAGCCTTTATCAGACCAACCCGAACTACATTCTCTATAGTCGCGGTCAGGGCTGTGCGGCCAGCACCGGCGCCTGCTACCTGATGGGCAACGACGATCTGAAAGCGGAAACCAGCATCAATAAAGAGGCGGGGCTGGAGTGGAAGCATGACGACTATCAGCTCGGCCTGACCTGGTTCCGCAACGATTATCGCGACAAAATTGAGGCGGGCTATCTGCCGAGCGGTACCTCCACCAATGGCCGAACCGATATTTATCGCTGGGAGAACGTGCCGAAAGCAGTCGTGGAAGGAGTGGAAGGCACGGTGAATCTGCCGCTCGGCGAGACGGTCAGCTGGAATAACAACCTGACGTGGATGCTGCAGAGCAAAAACAAAGAGACCGGCGATCGCCTGTCGATTATTCCGCAATATACCCTGAACTCGGCGCTGAGCTGGCAGGCATTGCCGAACCTGTCGCTGCAATCCACCTTTACCTGGTATGGTCGTCAGACGCCGAAAAAGTACAACTACAAGGGAGAGGCGATAAGCGGCAGCGAGAAGGATGAGGTCAGCCCTTATTCCGTGATTGGGCTAAGCGGCACGCTGGAGGTCAACAAATATGTCAGCGTGACGCTGGGCGTAGATAACCTGCTGGATAAGCGGCATTTCCGCGCGGGCAATGCGCAAACCACCGGCAATGCCGTCACCAACTCTTATATGTATGGCGCAGGCGCCAATACCTATAACGAATCGGGACGCACCTGGTATCTGGGGCTGGACACCCACTTCTGA
- the pmrB gene encoding two-component system sensor histidine kinase PmrB translates to MNSMRRRLLIMLALILLTCQLMSAIWLWHESREQIGFLVNETLTAKSRNQHVENEIREAIASLLLPSLVMVGFTLILSFWAISWIIRPLNALQASLAERSADNLTPLPTFSDMEEIVAVTRALNQLLARLDQTLQQERLFTADAAHELRTPLAGLRLHLELMAQQEIKQAPMLVARVDQLMHVIEQLLMLSRAGQALASGHYQTLSWQQDIFAPLQGEMDEMLKQRRQHLAWPQEEGRVQGDAVLLRLMLRNLLENASRYSPESSLITLQLQADETGSLLRVLDEGPGIDEETAGELTQAFHRRDRRYGGSGLGLNIVLRILQLHGGKLQLGNRRDRSGLDAQCQLPASLN, encoded by the coding sequence GTGAACAGCATGCGTCGGCGGCTGCTGATTATGCTGGCGCTGATACTGCTGACCTGCCAGCTGATGAGCGCTATCTGGCTCTGGCATGAAAGCCGGGAGCAGATCGGCTTTCTGGTCAACGAGACATTAACGGCCAAATCGCGCAATCAGCATGTGGAAAACGAGATCCGCGAAGCGATCGCCTCGCTGCTGCTGCCTTCGCTGGTAATGGTAGGCTTTACCCTTATTCTCTCTTTCTGGGCCATCAGCTGGATTATTCGCCCGCTGAATGCGCTGCAGGCCAGCCTGGCCGAACGCTCCGCCGACAACCTCACTCCCCTGCCCACCTTTTCCGATATGGAAGAGATCGTGGCGGTGACGCGCGCCCTGAACCAGCTGCTGGCGCGCCTTGACCAGACGCTGCAGCAGGAAAGGTTGTTTACCGCCGATGCGGCGCACGAGCTGCGCACGCCGCTGGCGGGCCTGCGCCTGCATCTGGAGCTGATGGCGCAGCAGGAGATTAAGCAGGCGCCGATGCTGGTGGCGCGCGTCGATCAACTTATGCATGTGATTGAACAGCTGCTGATGCTGTCACGCGCCGGCCAGGCGCTCGCCAGCGGCCACTATCAGACGTTAAGCTGGCAACAGGATATTTTCGCCCCGCTGCAGGGCGAAATGGACGAGATGCTGAAGCAGCGCCGACAGCATCTGGCGTGGCCGCAGGAAGAGGGCCGCGTACAGGGCGATGCGGTGCTGCTGCGCCTGATGCTACGTAATTTGCTGGAGAATGCGTCGCGCTACAGTCCGGAAAGCTCCCTGATCACGTTACAGCTCCAGGCCGACGAAACAGGTAGCCTGCTGCGCGTGCTGGATGAAGGGCCGGGAATCGATGAAGAGACCGCCGGCGAACTGACGCAGGCGTTCCATCGCCGCGACCGCCGCTACGGCGGCAGCGGACTGGGATTGAATATTGTGCTGCGCATTCTGCAGCTGCACGGCGGCAAGCTGCAGCTTGGCAACCGCCGCGATCGTTCCGGGCTGGATGCGCAGTGCCAGTTGCCCGCCAGCCTTAACTAA
- the pmrA gene encoding two-component system response regulator PmrA, with the protein MKILIVEDDALLQEGVALALSGEGYVTDCAAKGAQAESLLHSGQYSLIVLDLGLPDMDGAALLRRWRRQGIDLPVLILTARDALEDRVGGLDAGADDYLVKPFALAELKARVRALIRRYQGRSDNQIQHGDLALNLSSQQVSVENQPVEVTPKEFALLTRLLMRIGQTVHRETLQQDLYSWQDDNGSNTLEVHIHNLRRKLGKDRIKTVRGVGYRLEERA; encoded by the coding sequence ATGAAAATACTTATCGTGGAAGATGACGCGCTGTTGCAGGAGGGCGTGGCCCTCGCGCTGAGCGGCGAGGGATATGTTACCGACTGCGCGGCAAAGGGCGCGCAGGCGGAATCCCTGTTGCACAGTGGGCAATACAGCCTGATTGTTCTCGATCTCGGTCTGCCGGATATGGATGGCGCAGCGTTGCTGCGGCGCTGGCGCCGGCAGGGCATCGACCTGCCGGTCCTGATCCTGACGGCGCGCGATGCGCTGGAGGATCGGGTCGGCGGGCTTGATGCCGGCGCCGACGATTACCTGGTCAAGCCGTTCGCGCTGGCGGAGCTGAAGGCGCGCGTACGCGCCTTGATCCGCCGCTATCAGGGGCGCAGCGATAATCAGATCCAACACGGCGATCTGGCGCTGAATCTCTCCTCGCAGCAGGTTTCCGTTGAAAATCAGCCGGTCGAAGTGACGCCAAAAGAGTTCGCGCTGCTGACGCGCCTGCTGATGCGCATCGGGCAGACGGTGCATCGCGAGACGCTGCAGCAGGATCTCTACAGCTGGCAGGATGATAACGGATCCAACACGCTGGAAGTGCATATTCATAATCTGCGCCGCAAGTTGGGTAAAGATCGGATTAAGACGGTGCGCGGCGTTGGCTACCGGCTGGAAGAGCGCGCGTGA
- the dacB gene encoding serine-type D-Ala-D-Ala carboxypeptidase: MRFSRLVTGLTCAFMLQAHAAPVEEYTQYLPDGANLALMAQKVGSSTPLVDYHSKQMALPASTMKVVTALAALLELGPDFRFRTTLETQGKVSDGTLKGDLVARFAGDPTLSRQDLRNMVTALTRQGITHIQGNLVIDTSVFASHDKAPGWPWNDITQCFSAPPAAAIVDKNCFSVSLYSADRPDDNAFIRVASYYPVNMFSQVRTLAKGSPDAPYCELDVVPGELNRFTLTGCMTQRSEPLPLAFSIQDGAAWAGAILKAMLHDAGIDYTGHLVRQTRVSEPGTVLAETQSAPLHDLLKIMLKKSDNMIADTVFRTIGHHYFNVPGTWRAGSDAVRRILRQKANIDLGNSIQVDGSGLSRHDLIAPATMMEVLQYIAQNDQQLNFISMLPLAGYDGTLRYRGGLHEAGVDGKVSAKTGSLSGVYNLAGFITTASGQRVAFVQFLSGYAVPPEDKKIRRVPLVRFESRLYKDLYQNN, from the coding sequence ATGCGATTTTCACGACTTGTTACCGGACTAACCTGTGCGTTTATGCTGCAAGCTCACGCAGCACCTGTGGAAGAATACACACAATACTTACCGGATGGCGCAAACCTGGCGCTGATGGCACAAAAAGTGGGTTCATCAACGCCGCTGGTCGATTATCACAGTAAACAAATGGCTTTGCCAGCCAGCACCATGAAAGTAGTGACGGCGCTCGCAGCCCTGCTGGAGCTGGGCCCTGACTTTCGCTTTCGTACTACGCTGGAGACGCAGGGCAAGGTTAGCGACGGCACGCTTAAAGGCGATCTGGTCGCGCGTTTCGCCGGCGACCCGACGCTCTCACGTCAGGATCTGCGCAATATGGTGACGGCGCTGACCAGGCAGGGTATCACTCATATTCAGGGCAACCTGGTGATCGACACCTCGGTGTTCGCCAGCCACGATAAGGCGCCCGGCTGGCCGTGGAACGACATTACGCAGTGTTTCAGCGCGCCGCCGGCCGCCGCTATTGTCGATAAAAACTGCTTTTCCGTTTCGCTCTACAGCGCCGATCGCCCTGACGACAACGCCTTCATCCGCGTCGCCTCTTACTACCCGGTCAATATGTTCAGCCAGGTGCGCACTCTGGCCAAAGGCTCGCCGGACGCGCCTTACTGCGAGCTGGATGTCGTGCCAGGCGAGCTGAACCGCTTTACGCTGACAGGCTGTATGACGCAGCGCAGTGAACCACTGCCGCTGGCCTTCTCCATTCAGGACGGCGCCGCCTGGGCGGGCGCGATTTTAAAAGCGATGCTGCACGACGCCGGTATTGATTATACCGGCCATCTGGTGCGTCAGACGCGCGTCAGCGAACCGGGCACCGTCCTGGCGGAAACGCAGTCCGCGCCGCTGCACGATCTGCTGAAAATCATGCTGAAAAAATCGGACAATATGATTGCCGATACGGTGTTCCGTACTATCGGCCATCACTATTTCAACGTGCCGGGCACCTGGCGCGCCGGCTCCGACGCCGTGCGCCGTATCCTGCGTCAGAAGGCGAATATCGATTTAGGCAACAGCATTCAGGTCGACGGCTCCGGCCTGTCGCGTCACGATCTGATCGCGCCGGCGACAATGATGGAGGTGCTGCAATACATCGCGCAAAACGATCAGCAGCTAAACTTTATCTCGATGCTGCCGCTGGCAGGCTATGACGGCACGCTGCGCTATCGCGGCGGCCTGCATGAGGCGGGCGTCGACGGTAAAGTCTCCGCGAAAACCGGCTCGCTCTCCGGTGTTTATAACCTGGCAGGCTTTATCACTACCGCCAGCGGACAGCGCGTCGCTTTCGTGCAGTTCCTCTCCGGCTACGCCGTGCCGCCGGAGGATAAGAAAATCCGTCGGGTGCCGCTGGTGCGCTTCGAAAGTCGTTTGTATAAGGATCTCTACCAAAATAACTGA
- the greA gene encoding transcription elongation factor GreA — translation MNQIPMTLRGAEKLREELEELKTVRRPRIIASIAEAREHGDLKENAEYHAAREEQGFCEGRIQEIEAKLSNAQVIDVTKMPNNGRVIFGATVSVLNLDTDEESTWRIVGDDEADYKQNLISVNSPMARGLIGKEADDVVVIKTPGGDVEYEILKVEYL, via the coding sequence ATGAATCAGATTCCGATGACGTTAAGGGGCGCAGAGAAGCTGCGTGAAGAACTCGAAGAGCTGAAGACCGTCAGACGCCCCCGTATTATTGCCTCTATTGCGGAAGCGCGTGAGCATGGCGATCTGAAAGAGAATGCCGAGTATCATGCCGCACGCGAAGAACAGGGCTTTTGTGAAGGGCGTATTCAGGAGATCGAAGCCAAGCTCTCTAATGCGCAGGTGATCGACGTAACGAAAATGCCGAACAATGGCCGCGTGATTTTCGGCGCGACAGTTTCCGTGCTGAATCTTGATACTGACGAAGAGTCGACCTGGCGTATCGTTGGCGACGATGAAGCTGACTATAAGCAGAATCTAATTTCCGTGAACTCGCCGATGGCACGCGGTCTGATCGGTAAAGAGGCCGACGACGTGGTGGTGATCAAAACCCCGGGTGGTGACGTCGAGTATGAGATTCTGAAAGTAGAATATCTTTAA
- the yhbY gene encoding ribosome assembly RNA-binding protein YhbY — protein sequence MNLSTKQKQHLKGLAHPLKPVVMLGNHGLTEGVLAEIDQALTHHELIKVKIATEDRETKNLVVEAIVRETGACNVQVIGKTLVLYRPTEERKISLPR from the coding sequence ATGAATCTGAGTACCAAACAAAAACAGCACCTGAAAGGTCTGGCGCACCCTCTGAAACCTGTCGTCATGCTGGGCAACCACGGCCTCACTGAGGGCGTGCTGGCCGAGATTGACCAGGCGCTTACGCATCACGAACTGATTAAGGTGAAGATCGCTACCGAAGATCGGGAAACGAAAAACCTGGTGGTGGAAGCCATTGTTCGCGAAACGGGAGCCTGTAACGTGCAGGTTATCGGCAAGACGCTGGTGCTGTACCGCCCGACAGAAGAACGCAAAATCTCCCTGCCGCGCTAA
- the rlmE gene encoding 23S rRNA (uridine(2552)-2'-O)-methyltransferase RlmE, translated as MTGKKRSASSSRWLQEHFSDKYVQQAQKKGLRSRAWFKLDEIQQGDKLFKPGMTVVDLGAAPGGWSQYVATQIGSKGRIIACDILPMDPIVGVDFLQGDFREESVVKALLERVGEEKVQVVMSDMAPNMSGTPAVDIPRSMYLVELALEMCRDILAPGGSFVVKVFQGDGFDEYLREIRSLFTKVKIRKPDASRSRSREVYIVATGRKL; from the coding sequence ATGACAGGTAAAAAGCGTTCGGCCAGTTCCAGCCGCTGGCTTCAGGAACACTTTAGCGATAAATATGTGCAACAGGCACAGAAAAAAGGGTTGCGTTCACGCGCCTGGTTTAAACTTGATGAAATACAGCAGGGCGATAAGCTGTTTAAGCCCGGTATGACGGTGGTCGACCTTGGCGCCGCGCCTGGCGGTTGGTCACAATATGTCGCCACCCAAATCGGTTCGAAAGGGCGTATTATCGCCTGTGACATTCTGCCTATGGATCCTATCGTCGGTGTCGATTTCCTTCAGGGCGATTTTCGTGAAGAATCGGTGGTAAAGGCGCTGCTTGAACGCGTCGGCGAAGAGAAAGTGCAGGTGGTCATGTCCGATATGGCACCCAACATGAGCGGCACCCCCGCTGTAGATATTCCCCGATCGATGTATCTGGTTGAGCTGGCGCTGGAAATGTGTCGCGATATTCTGGCACCCGGAGGCAGCTTTGTAGTGAAAGTATTTCAGGGAGATGGCTTCGATGAATACCTGCGGGAAATTCGCTCCCTGTTTACGAAAGTGAAAATTCGTAAGCCGGACGCTTCGCGTTCACGTTCACGCGAAGTGTACATTGTAGCGACAGGGCGCAAACTATAG